The genomic window AAAAACAATATTATTGGGGACTTTAAATTTGTATTGTCTGAAAAATTCTTATCAAATGACAACGATTTAAGATGGCATGAAAACATTATCATGAATTCTTACTTCTTCATCAAAAAACTGAGTTTGTCTGAAGAAAGAGCTTTCGGCTTGGACAGCAGCTCTGTTAAAATAGAAAAATTCCCGATGGTGCTTCATGCTCCAGAAAATATTGGATTAACGCGAATTATTTCAAAAGAATAAAAAGCTTAACAATAATTTCAAAAAACACTCTAAATTAGAGTGTTTTTTCATTTAGTGAAAGTCTAAAGCAAGATTCAGTATTAAAAATTTAACTTTCAATCAATTAATAGTACCTTTGCAACTCAAAATATAGAAATGAGATTACACAGAAATTTAGTTTATACTACCATTGACTCTTTAAATGCAATTTTCAACGAAGGAGAATATGCCGATAAAGTGGTAGCTAGAGCATTAAAAAAAGACAAACGTTGGGGAAGTTCTGACAGGAAGTTTGTTGCTGAAACCATATACGAAATTGTTCGCTGGAAACGATTATACGCTGAAATTGCCGAAGTAAAAGAACCTTATGACAGAGACAATCTATGGAGAATGTTTGCGGTTTGGGCTGTTTTACGCGGTTATCCAATTCCAGATTGGAGACAATTGGAAGGAACTCCTGAAAGAAAAATTAAAGGTCGTTTTGACGAATTATCTAAAACTAGAGCCATCAAAGAATCTATTCCAGATTGGATGGATGAATTGGGTGTGAAAGAACTTGGAGAAAAAGTTTGGGCAAAAGAAATTGCAGCTCAAAATCAGCCTGCAAAAGTTATTCTTAGAACCAACACTTTAAAAGGTACTAAAGAAAGTCTTCGCAATACTTTAATGGACTTAAATATTGAAACTGAATATTTAAAAGACCAGCCAGAAGCTCTTGTTTTAAAAGAAAGAGCCAATGTATTTTTGACAGATGCTTTTAAACAAGGTTTATTTGAAGTTCAAGATGCCAACTCTCAACTAGTTGCAGGATTTTTGGATGTAAAACCAGGAATGCGTGTTGTAGATACTTGCGCTGGAGCGGGCGGAAAAACATTGCACATGGCTTCTTTAATGGAAAATAAAGGACAATTGATTGCAATGGACTTGTACGAAAGTAAATTGAAGCAATTGAAATTAAGAGCAAAAAGAAATGGCGCTTTTAATATTGAATATCGCATTATCGACAGCACAAAAGTGATTAAAAAATTACACGAAAAAGCTGATCGCGTTTTAATTGATGCACCTTGTAGCGGATTAGGAGTTTTGAAAAGAAACCCTGATTCTAAATGGAAATTACAACCTGAATTTATCGATAACATTCGTAAAGTTCAGAGTGAAGTTTTAGAAAACTATTCTAAAATTGTAAAACCGGGCGGAAAATTAGTTTATGCAACTTGTTCAGTTCTTCCATCAGAGAACCAAGAGCAAGTAGAAAAGTTCTTAAAAACAGAAATCGGAAAACAATTTACTTTTATTGAAGACCGTAAAATGTTAGCTTCAGAATCTGGTTTTGACGGATTCTATATGGCACTACTGGAACGTAAAAAATAGGGAATTCCAATATTTAAATTCCAAATTCCAATTTGTTTTGGAATAACTCAATACTAAAAATTCCAAATTCCAATCTTAAAACTTGGAATTTGGAATTTTTTATTTTTTTCTACATATAGTTTTGTCATTTCGACCGAAGGGAGACCCGAGCGATAGCGAATTGGCGAAGCAAATCTCCGCAAGTAGCACCACCCCAAAATGTCAAATCTTTGCGGAGTTTCTGGCGAAGATTTCTCCCTTCGGTCGAAATGACAAGATTGCGAAAAACTTGAAATTTATTTTTGCGTTCCAGCTTGGAACGTCACTAGTCAAGTTTTAAACGCTCAGCATTGGAATTTGGAATTTTTTATTTTTGAATTTTACTCTTGCAAAGTAGGTTTACGAAGTAATTTTCCGTTTTCGTTTTCTTTGAATTTAGAAACAAAAACAATTTCTTTTGGTTTTTCGTACTTCCCTAAAACATCGAAAAAATCAGGAGCAAATTCTTGTTTTTCCCCTTCCACAACCAAAATCAATTTTTCTCCCAAAGTGGTATCTGGAAGTCCTGTTACAAAAAACCTGTTGGCAATTTTCCCAATCAACTTAGCTTCAATCTGTTCTGGAATCAGCTTCACTCCTCCACTATTGATTACGTTATCAATTCGACCTAAAAACTTAAATTGCTGTTCATTTACTAATTCCACCAAATCATTCGTTACAATTGGCTCATCAGAAATAGAGGCGACATTAATAACCAAGCACTGACGATCGTCTTGGGAGATTTTCACATTTGGAAGAATAGAAAAAACAGAATCACCTAAACGTTTTGCAGCGATATGAGTGATAGTTTCGGTCATTCCGTATGTTTCGTAAATTTCTGTTTTAAGAGGTAATAATTTTTCTTCAAGAGCCGAATCTAATTTTGCTCCTCCTATAATTAGTTTTCGCACTTTAGAAAGTCCTTCTATAGAGTTCTGAACTTGAAGCGGCACCATTGCCACAAAATCGTATGTTGTTGTATTAAATTGCAATGGATGCAAACTTGGTGAAACCACATCTAATTCCAATCCTAAAATTAAACTTCTCACCAGCATCATCTTCCCTGCTATAAATTGAGTCGGCAGACACAGTAAGGCTTTATCTCCTGGTTCTAAACCAAAAAAATCACCTGTTGCCAAAGCTGACTGGATCATGGATTGTTTCCTTAATTTAACTAGTTTTGGAAGCCCTGTTGTTCCAGAAGTCGTCATCTCGATATAATCCTTTTTATCAAACCAATCCAAAAAGAATTCTCCAATGGATTGTTCGTAAGCATCACCTTCTTTTATGTAACTATAAGCGATTTGACACAAATCTTTTGCATTTAAATGATATCCATTTAATTTGAAATAATTGTGAACTTTATTGTGAGTTAAGTTTTGCATATTCTTAAGCATTTAATTCGACATTACTAATTTTTCCTGTTAGTTTTTCTTTCCAATTGGTCCAGCCATATTTTTTACTAAAAATAAAAAGCAGGATTGGGTAAATAACAACAACTGGCAGAATTACATCAATTCCTGCCGAAGGTTCTGAAAGATCTTTAAATATAGAATTCGTTTGAAAAACGGTCCAATCTGAAGTAACCAATAATGCTCCAACAAGATTGTTAGCAGCATGAAATCCAAGTGCTAATTCCATTCCTTCGTCCATCAAAGTGATAACCCCTAAAAATAATCCAGTTCCTATATAATAAATCATGATAATACTTCCCATTTTTTCGACTTCTGGATTGGTCCAGTGCATAGAGCCAAATATAAGAGAAGTCATTAGGAGCGGAAACCATCTATTCTGAGCTAAATTGGCAAATCCCTGCATTAAATATCCCCTAAAAACATATTCTTCAGTAGAAGTTTGAATCGGAATTAAAACACATCCTAAAACTGCTAATATCAAAAATGGTACTAATTTAAACTGCAACACAAACTGCTCTGGAGATCTTAAATATACAAACAAAAAACTGAGCACTGAGAAAAATGACCATAAAAAGAAAGAAAACCAGATTCTTTTCCAATCTACTTTAGATCTTGATGTTGTCACCGACAAGAGAGTTTGATGGTGCATATATTTTACCACAAAATAAATTCCTGCAAAGGCAAAAATAAAAGAAATCATTACTAGAAAAAGAGTTGTATTGCTTTCAAACATTTTCATCACTCCTTCATTTGTAGTTGGAAAAGCAATATGATCTCTAAATGTTTTATAAAATACAGCTGCAGTAATTGGAATTTGCCCTATAAAAGAGGCCGAAATAATAAAGACTGACCCTAAAAGATATTTCCAAAATTTGTTTTCGGGTTTAATCCCTTGCTCTAAAAACATAAAATTAAAATTTTAAAAAATGAGAATTTAAATTTGATAAGTTAGTCTTACTTTTGATATTGCTAAAATACCTCCTTTTTAATGTATGAATATTAAACATTTAAATATAGCAAAATGATACAAATCTACCACAATCCGAGATGCGGAAAATCGAGAAATTGCCTTGCTTTTATTGAAAAGTCGAATCAGGATTTTGAAATCATACCTTACTTAACTGAAACTCCATCTTTTGACCAGTTAAAAACATTATTGGGACAGTTAAATCTTGAACCAATCCAGCTGATTAGAACCAAAGAAAAAATCTGGATTGAAAATTTTAAAGGCAAAACTTTAAGTGACGATGAGATTATCAATGCCATGGTAGAAAATCCTATTTTAATCGAGCGTCCAATTGTTGTAAAAGACGGAAAAGCGATCATTGGCCGCGATCCAGAACTTGTTGCTTCTTTTTTAGATTGATTCTAAAATACCCTATTAACATTTTTTTGTGATTTTTCTCTTTAAACCAAAAACTACATTTGGCGTCTAAAGAGAAAAAGAAAACCAGAAAATGAAAAAAATCAAATTTGCTGTATTACTTGTATTCTTGTTTACAAGTTTTTACAATTATTCTCAACAAGGTCCGGGTGGCAGACCCAAAGTAAAAGTCACTGGAAAAGTTTTCGAGAAAGTAAGCAAACAACCATTAGAATACGCTACAATTTCGCTTACCAAACCAAATGACACAAAAGTTGTTGCTGGTGGTATCACAAACCCAAAAGGAGAATTTGAAGTTGCGGTTGCACCCGGAACTTACGATATAAAAGTGGAATTTATTTCATTCAAATCTACTGAAATTAAGCAAAAAAGTATTCAGGATGACACCAATTTAGGTGTTGTAAACCTATCTGAAGATGCTGCACAACTAAACGAAGTTGTAGTTCGTGCTGAAAAATCGACAGTCGAAATTAAACTGGACAAAAAAGTGTACAACGTTGGTCAAGACATGATCGTAAAAGGCGGAAGCGTGAGCGATGTTTTAGACAATGTTCCTTCTGTTTCTGTTGATACTGAAGGAAATGTAAGTTTAAGAGGAAGCGACAATATTCGTATTTTAATTGACGGAAGACCTTCACAGGCAATTAACGTTGCAGAAGCTTTGAGACAACTTCCGGCAGATGCCATTGATAAAGTAGAAGTAATTACAAATCCATCAGCACGTTATGATGCAGAAGGTGGATCTGGAATTATCAATATCATTCTTAAAAAAGGTAAAAATCAAGGTTTTAACGGAACTTTTATTGCCTCGACTGGTTTACCAGAAACGTATGGCGCAAGTGCCAACTTAAACTATAAAACTGAAAAGTTAAACTATTTCACAACTGCTGGTTACAACTATAGAACTACTGAAGGAGCTGGTAAAACAAACTCAGAATATTTTGATCAAAACGAAGTAACAAAAAGCTATTTAGACGAAAACCGTGATACAAAACGTGTCAGAAACGGATTTAACGAACGAGCTGGTGTTGAATGGACACTGACTCCTTCTACATTTTGGACAAATGCCATCAATTACCAAAAAAATACTGGTGATGATAGAGATTTGATCAATTATTACAACTACGATGCTGCACATAATTACACTGGAACATCGTATCGTTTAAATGACGCAGATACTGGAAGTGAAAACTTTGAGTACACTTCGAACTTGATTAAAAATTTCAACGATAAAGGACATAAACTTACTGCAGATCTTTCTATTTCAAGAAATACAGATGACAGCAATAGTACCATTACAGCTTCACCTAATTTCAATAATACGCTAAACGATCAGGTACAAAAACAAGTATTATTTCAGGCCGATTATGTTCTTCCATTAGGTAAAGGTGGGCAATTTGAAGCGGGTTACAAAGGAAGTTTTGGAGATTTGAATAATGAATATTATGTAACTACTATCGAAAATAATGTTCCAGTAAAAGATCCTAATCTATCAAACACATTAGAATACAAAGAAAATATCAATGCCCTTTACACTCAATATGGCTTCAAAGCAAACAAATTCTCTTATTTATTTGGTTTAAGATGGGAAGACACAGATATTCATGTAAACTTGCTAGACAACAATAATTTCAATACTAAGAAATACAACAACTTGTTTCCAAGTGCTTTTATTAGTTACGAAATCTCAGATCAAAGCAATTTTTCGGCAAGTTATAGCAAACGTTTATCTAGACCAAGAGGACGTTTCATGAACCCTGCTGTAAATTATGCGAGTAATATTAATATTTTTCAAGGAAATCCAGATTTAGATCCTTCTTTAACAGATAAATATGACATTGGTTATATCAAAAAATGGGATAAAGTAACCTTCAATACATCTGCTTATTTTGAAGACACAAAAGACGTTTTCAGCTTTGTAAGATCTCCTACCGGCGATTATGTAACTGCTGATGGTGAAGTGGTAACGCCTGCGCCAGGTGAGGTAGTTGACGGTACTCCAGTAATCAAAAGTCAGCCTATTAACTTAGGAAGAGAACAAAAATTTGGTTTCGAATTCACATTCAATTACACTCCGTATAAATGGTGGAAGTTAAACAGTAACTTCAATTTCTTTAATGTAAAAACTACAGGAGAGCATAGTTACATAGATACGCAAGGAAATACTATAGTTCAAGATTTAGACAATCAGGCTACATCTTGGTTTGCAAGAGTAAACTCTAAAGTTACTTTACCATATAAAATTGACTGGCAATTGACAGCAATGTACAACGGAGAGCAAAAAACAGCTCAAGGTAAAAACCTAGGGCAATTTGGAATGAATACTGCTTTAAGCAAAGATGTTATGAAAGATAAAGCTACTATTGCTTTCAACATTAGCGACGTATTCAATTCAAGAAAAATGAGATCTTACACTTATTTAGATGGAGTGACTTCGTATAGCGAATTCCAATTCCGTAAACGTCAATTCAATTTATCATTCACTTACCGTTTCAACAAACCAAAGAGCGAAAGAGATAAAAATGCACAGCCAAGAAATGACGGCGGTGGAGACGGCGGTGGAGATTTTCCGGGATAATTTTTTTAAATTCCAATACTGAAATTCCAAATTCCAAACTGGATAAAAAATAACAATAAAAAAAATTCCAAATTCCAACTTTTACGATTGGGATTTGGAATTTTTCTTTTTAGCCAATTTATTTAATCATCCAAGTTTGTCAAAGTTTGGAAATTTGAAATTTGGATTTTTCTATTTCTAACGAAACCCGACAGGTTTTAAAAACCTGTCGGGTTTAAATAAGCTCATCAAATTAGAATTTGGAATTTCAAGTATTGGAATTTCTCTTTTTTTTTGCACAAAAAAAAGAACCCTAATGGGTTCTTTTCTTATGACATCAATCTAAAATTAAATAGATTGTTCTTCTTGTCTTTTTCTAGCTCTTTTCTCTTTGATCATTTCCCAGCTAGCACCCGTAACCCAGTAAGATACGAAACCAACTAAGAAAAACATTAACCAAAACCCTATAGTAAGTATGGTTAAGAAAAGTAAAAAGCCTAAGTACTGTGAAAATTCAAACATGTTTTCCGGAATTTTTGAATGTTACGACAAATGTAGGGTATATATTTTTTCTCAGCAATAAAATCTAAATCAATTTTCGTTAAATAACATTTATCCGTATATTTATACTCATTTTAAATAAGCTTTTTTAGGACATACAATCCCTTTCTTTAAAAGAGCTCAGATGAATTTCATCAAAACATTTCACCTTTTACAGATAACATTTTTACATACAACATAATGAAATACAGAATAGAAAAAGACACCATGGGCGAAGTTCAAGTCCCAGCCGATAAATATTGGGGTGCACAAACAGAACGTTCCAGAAATAATTTCAAAATCGGACCAGCGGCATCTATGCCAAAAGAAATCATTGAAGGTTTTGCCTATCTAAAAAAAGCTGCCGCTTATGCTAATTATGATTTAGGCGTTCTGCCAATAGAAAAAAGAGATGCCATTGCAGCCGTTTGCGACGAAATCCTTGAAGGCAAACTAGACGATCAATTTCCTCTTGTAATCTGGCAAACAGGTTCTGGCACACAAAGCAATATGAATGTAAATGAAGTAATTGCCAACCGTGCTCAAGTTCTTAAATGTTTTGAAATTGGCGAAGGCGAACAATTCATAAAAGCCAATGATGATGTAAATAAATCCCAATCATCAAATGATACTTTCCCAACTGGAATGCACATTGCGGCTTACAAAATGGTGGTAGAAACTACTATTCCTGGAGTCGAAAAACTTCATGCTACTTTAGCAAAAAAAGCAGCCGAATACAAAGACGTTGTTAAAATCGGCCGTACACACTTAATGGATGCAACACCCTTAACGCTTGGTCAAGAAATTTCAGGTTACGCCGCTCAATTAGCTTTCGGATTAAAAGCTTTAAAAAATACTTTAGCTCATTTATCTGAAATTGCTCTTGGAGGAACAGCTGTCGGAACAGGGCTAAACACGCCAAAAGGTTACGATGTAAAAGTTGCCGAATATATTGCAAAATTCACCAAACATCCTTTTATAACAGCGGAAAACAAGTTTGAAGCGCTTGCCGCACACGATGCGATCGTAGAAACACATGGAGCCTTAAAACAATTGGCTGTTTCATTAAATAAAATTGCCAATGATGTTAGAATGTTAGCTTCTGGTCCACGTTCTGGAATTGGCGAAATTCATATTCCTGAAAACGAGCCAGGTTCTTCTATTATGCCTGGAAAAGTAAACCCAACACAATGTGAAGCTTTAACTATGGTTTGTGCACAAGTCATTGGAAACGATATGGCAATTGCTGTTGGAGGAATGCAAGGTCACTACGAACTAAATGTTTTCAAACCTGTAATGGCAGCTAACTTTTTACAATCGGCGCAATTACTTGGCGATGCTTGTGTTTCTTTTGATGAACATTGCGCCCAAGGAATCGAACCAAATCATAAACGCATCAAAGAATTAGTAGACAATTCGTTAATGCTCGTTACCGCTTTAAACACTAAAATTGGTTATTACAAAGCAGCAGAAATCGCTCAAACCGCTCATAAAAACGGAACGACTCTTAAAGAAGAAGCTGTTCGTTTGGGTTATGTAACACCAGAAGATTTTGATGCTTGGGTAAAACCTGAGGATATGGTTTAAGATTAATTGTTAATTGTTAATTGTTAATTGTTAATTGTTAATTGTTAATTCTCATCGATACGAATAAAAAAAGAGCTTTCTAAAATTTGAAAGCTCTTTTTCATTAACCATTTATAATTAATAATTAACCATTATTAACGTAATCCTGTAAATAACTGAATCTTTCCGTCAATTTTCCATTCTCAGTGATTTTGGCACGTTTTAAGATTCCGTCTTTATCACCATTGAAGAAAGCCGGAATTACGTGTTCCATAAATTGCTCTCCGAAACCTTCGCTGGCATCTTTTGGAATTTCGCAAGGTAGATTATCTACCGCCATTACAGCAACAGCTGCAGGATGGAAGAAATCAACTTCACGATCTTCTAATGGAAAATACCCGTATAACGGCTCTTCAATTGTAGATGAACGAACTGTACAAGCTATCGGTCCGTTAACATCACAAGAAATATCTGCCACCACTTTCAATTTGCAATCGCTTGCATTCAGCATTTCTTTTGTCAAAATCATTGGAGCATTATTAGCATGAAAATGCCCAGCGAAATAAATATCCGAAACCTTCGTAAATCTTTCAAAATCAGATTCATATTCTTCAGGATGATTCACAAAATCTATAAAATCTAAAACCTGACCGTCTTTTCTTTTGTTATATTCCAAAACATCCAACTGAACGTAAACCGCTTGAGCATATTTTTTAGTCAAATAATTATCAATCGTAATTTCTTTCACTTTTATAGCATCCAAAATTTCTTTTGCCCCACTCCCAACCTTTCCTGTTCCTGTAACAACAAATTTTAAAGCAGGCATTGTAATGCGTTTTAAATGCTTTATCAAATCTTCTTTTCCAGAAAGTGACTCTGCTTTCGGAAGTTTAAACAATTCAAATTTAATTCCAAATGCACGAATTCCATTATAAACCCCAACCATACCAGCATATTTTCCGAAACCAATTAAACGATGATCGTGTTCGTTTACAATCGTTTCATGATCATACAAATCGATATTTTTTTCTAAGATCGCCTGAAGCAGTTTTCTGTTATGAGGTTGTTTTTTAATCGTATGAGAAAAAAAGAAATAAGCTTTGTTTGGAATCAAATCGTCTACAGGAACTTCTTTTACACCAAATAAAACATCACAGTCAGATACATCATCAGTGACCGTAATTCCCATATTTTTATAATCATCGTCAGAAAATATTCTAATATCAGAACTTTCAACTTTTACAGAAGCATCGTGATAAAGCTGTTTTAATCTTGTCAATTCATTTGGAGAAAAAACTACTCTTCTATCAGGCGGGTTTTTTCTCTCTTTTATAATTCCAAATTTCATTTAATGTGGTTTTTTAGTTTTTAATAATATAACTTTTTAAAACATATTTGTTTCAAATATAACAAATTTAGTTAAAATTTTGTTTTAAAAATTCTATCTGGAATGCTTAAAAACCGTTAAAAGCTGAAAAACAACTGACTAAAATTTACTTTTCTTAAAAATATGTTAAAAAACGCAAATTAGAGCCACAGAACCAAGAATACAACAAAATTGAATTCGATATATTTGTTTTTAAAGAACGATGCAAATGATTTTCCTTAAAAAGACAAAGATACCACAATTACTTTTTTCAATACTTGTTTTAAGCTCTTGTGGTCAAAACAAAACAACAGCAACAGATACAACTCAGACAGTCGAAGATACCTTACCTAAAATGAAGCCGTTAGGAGCTGAACCGAAAGTTTCACAGGCTTATAAAAACACGGTTGTCGGCAGAATAAATCACTTTTATAACAAAAATTGGCCAAACAATACCATGAATGGAAGCTTCTTAGTGGCCAAAAATGGACAGATTTTATTTGAAAGATATAACGGTTTTGCCAATAAAAATGAAGGAACCGAAATAACTCCTGACACTCCTGTGCAAATTGCTTCTGTGAGCAAGGTACTAACTGCAACAGCGGTTTTAAAATTGGTGAATGCAGGAAAAATTGACCTCGATCAGAAAGTAAATACTATTTTAAAAACTTTCCCATACGAAGAATGTACGATCAGAATGTTATTGGATCACCGTACAGGAATGCGTAATTATGCCTATTTTACAGATCGCGATAAATCGATCTGGGACAGACATAATCAATTGACCAATAAAGATATCTTGGATATTCTGGCAACAAAAGATATTGGTTTAGAATCTAGAACTGGAACTCGTTTTAGCTATTGCAATACCAATTATGCAATGCTGGCGCTTATTATTGAAAAAATTACAGGTTTAAGTTATAAAGAAGCAATGTCTCAAATGATTTTTAAGCCTCTTGGAATGACTCATACTTATGTTTTTGATGACGATAAAGACAGAAAGAAAATTGTTCCTTCATATAAAGGTAACGGTGTAGAAATCGGTTTTGATTATTTGGATAATGTCTATGGCGATAAAAATGTTTTTTCTACAGCAAGAGATCTTTTAAAATTTGATCGTGCAAGACAATCACCAGATTTTCTAAAACCTGAATTGCTGAAGCAAGTATACACAGGTTACAGCAACGAACGCAAAGGAACTAAGAATTATGGCCTTGGAATTAGAATGATTAATTGGGAAACAGGACAGAATTTCTATTTCCATAACGGCTGGTGGCACGGAAACACCTCATCTTACATTACTTTGATGAAAGAAGGAGTTACGATTATTGCATTATCTAATAAGATGACAAGAAACACTTATGCAGTTCGCAAACTAGCTCCTGTTTTTGGAGATTACCCTTTTAATTTTAAAGACGAAGAATAACAAAATTTTTCTGAAAATTTTAGCAGAAAGTAATTTCAAATACTCTAAATTTGCAGACTTATTTTTTGGGGTCGACTGGTTTTGACAGCAAGTCGAATTGAACAGTAAGCACGTCGAGCATTGAGACCTTGCTCGTAAATATAAGATCTCGAACTTTTACACGGCGAAAATAATTACGCTTTAGCTGCATAATCCGAATCATAGTACGATTGCGCCACGTCTCTACAAGGTAGAGAAGCTGGATTCTCCTGGAAAGCCTTGGTTTGTGGCGTTCCGTTCAGGGGAACCGTAAAAATAAACCTAGATTTCCATGAGCTTCGGGTGGATTTCGAAAATTAAGAAGATAAGTGTTGGGTGGTTGTTTCTGGCCTAGCTCAACATCGAAAATCTAATCAGGAAATAAGCGTGTAGAAAG from Flavobacterium sp. KACC 22763 includes these protein-coding regions:
- a CDS encoding serine hydrolase domain-containing protein, giving the protein MQMIFLKKTKIPQLLFSILVLSSCGQNKTTATDTTQTVEDTLPKMKPLGAEPKVSQAYKNTVVGRINHFYNKNWPNNTMNGSFLVAKNGQILFERYNGFANKNEGTEITPDTPVQIASVSKVLTATAVLKLVNAGKIDLDQKVNTILKTFPYEECTIRMLLDHRTGMRNYAYFTDRDKSIWDRHNQLTNKDILDILATKDIGLESRTGTRFSYCNTNYAMLALIIEKITGLSYKEAMSQMIFKPLGMTHTYVFDDDKDRKKIVPSYKGNGVEIGFDYLDNVYGDKNVFSTARDLLKFDRARQSPDFLKPELLKQVYTGYSNERKGTKNYGLGIRMINWETGQNFYFHNGWWHGNTSSYITLMKEGVTIIALSNKMTRNTYAVRKLAPVFGDYPFNFKDEE